DNA sequence from the Teretinema zuelzerae genome:
CCTTTCCGCATAGATTTTTCCGTGACTAGCTTCACCTGCATTGATTCCATTCATTTCGCCTAACTCATTAATGATTTTACGGAGTCTTTCGTTCAAAGCGGTGATTGTTTTTTCAATACGCCTCTTTTCCCTTTCTAGTTCCTCGTCTCGTGCCGTTGATTGAGATTGAGTAGTGGTTTTGATTTGAGCAATGCTTTTACCAGATTCAATTGCACCGATTACCCGTTGGTCATTTCCCTTGTTGGAAATCAGAACATGCGCTGCATCGAGTGAGAGGTTTTCAACTTTATGAGCTGGCAGTGTACTTATAGCACACATTTTCTTAACCGTTACAAGGGAGAGTTGCAGATCATGCTGGAAAATATCTTCATATCTAATCGCTTCGTTTTCACTTGTTTCGTGGATTTCCTGAAGCAATACCCCTAATCGTTGTTCAAGGAGAAGTATTTCATGCTGTAATGCTTTAGCCTCATCTATTTTCTTCTGTATGGATGCAGATCGTATGCGTTGGTATATTCCTTTTGTTTCTGCATCATCAAGAAGCGTGTTAAAAAGAGACCAGAATGCAATATCGTGTGCGCGAGAAGAGGATGCTCCCGATTCGACACGAAGATGGTGGGCGTATTCATGTATCGCTGTATACAGAAGCTGATTATCCTGAGAAAAATTCTTGTTATGAAGAAAGATTTCTGCCGTACCAGGTTTATAAAGCCCGTTTACTTTCTTGCTTTTCTTACCAGTAAAAATAACAGTGAAATCTCGTTTGGTATCGGCAAGTGATAGCAATATTTCTTTTACTCTCTCTTGGTTCATTACCTCCACCTACCTTTTTTGAAATGGGTCTTCTGTATTCTGCTGTACGACGGAGGCATAGAAACATTCTTCAATACAATGGAGGCTGTCCTTAACTTGCCGCATAAATCTATTAAGACTTTTTTTATCCTTGAAAAACCAAGTATCTGCATGGAGGCGATCATCAAGGACGGTACAGACAAAACCTACTCCAGTAAAAATCTGGTAAGGAGCCATCCGTGAAAGTCTTCTCTTTGAAAAGTACATCTTAGGATGCAACAAGATGGTATCGACCTGACCATAGACGAGCTTCTTATCATGAGAACGATACAGTCCGCGCGTTTCGCTCTTTTTTACGGTACTCATATCCCGTACTCCTTTACATACGATGAAAGGCCTTCAATATCACCAGAGGTAAGAAATGACTGAATAGTAGTGATAATCTGTATGACTTCTTTTGAAGGCTTCTTATCCTTACTCTTCCTACCAGTCGATTCAGTCATTGTTTCCCGAACGAGGTGATACGCTTTATTAAGCGTGAGTTCACCTGACTCGATCTGTTTTTTGATTTCATCGGTAGCATATTTTTCCACCATGCGGGTCTTCTCAACCCGTGAGGTGGAAATACCCAAAACCTCTGCCGAACGTGCAGCGGATTTTCCGTCACCCGTTGCCCCACGTCCTCGTGTTTTAAGAGAATCCACTACTTTAAGCGCTCTCATAAGCTCCGCATCTGAAAGGTTGCGCCTTTCAGTTTGAAGGCTTATGGCATATTCAAGCGCATCTTCAATAGAAGAAAACTCGTGTAAGAAACATGGGATTTCGTGGAGTCCGGCACGAAGAGCGCCTTCCCGCCTATGATGTCCGTCAATAAGGATATGTTTCCCATTGAAATTCCATATATGTACCGGTTGGGAATTATCGTATCCGCCTTCCATGATTCGTTGCGTTATTTTCTCCACGTTACCAGGAATAAGCGGAAACAGTTCCTGGAACTCCTTCTGGAGCTTAATTTCGGTAAGTGGTATAAGACGCGCCAATAGCACGCGCCCGGAATTATTAAGGTCAAGCTTTTTCTCGTCTTTCAGAATGGTTAGTGGCTTCATTTCCTTTTCCTTCTTTAGAAAGCAACCGGTTCGCTTACCGGCTCTCCGGTGATTATTTCGACTAACGAAGCGACACCGTCAAAAATCTTTTCGCTTGTTTTACGGGTAATCTTCTGATCCCGGTCAATGCGGTTTGTTACCGCAGATGTTTTAGGCAGATAAATGTTAAGGCACTGGGTGAAGGTCTTTTTATAGAGTGATATGTACTGATAATGGGATGAGTTTTTATTTTGGGCGTATTGATTAACACCATTGAAAAAAAGACCCCAGGAAGACATTTTCTCGGCTTCCACAATCTTACTTTGCAAAGTAAGACATGAAATCATGTCGAACTGGCACAATAGTACCGGAGTTAAAATCAGGTCAGACGCATAGATTGCGTTATTGATCGTGGAATTAAATCCCTGGGACGTATCAAGGAGAATGTAGTCATAGAGAGATAGTTCTTTATGTTCCATTTCCACAAGACGAGAAAGAACCAGATCATCCTTCAATACCAGGTGTTCAATGTCACTGTTTGAAGGAATTAACTCTATATTCTCATTTTGGGTGGATACGATATTATCTGTAAGGCGACCAGTCTTTACGGCCTGAGAAAACCCTTTCCCCCGCAACCCGGCTTTGCTTTCAAGATAATGCAATGTCGTTGAATTGCTGTAGTCGGTATCAATTACCAATACCGACTTGCCGACAGCAGCCAGGTAATTTGCGATTAAAATGGTGGAGGAAGATTTCCCAACTCCACCTTTGGTTGATACAAAAGATACGATTTTCATACTTGAGCTCTCCTTTAGTACGGTTTCAACTAGTCTCATAACATGGAATAGTTAATTATTTGTATATGGCAGAAAGGGGAGTCGAACCCCAATAGAGTAAAAACTTGGAGTGGAGAGCTCCTGACTCTTTTTACTCCCGGAATACCATCCGCTGCCAAGAATTATATTTAAGTATAGCTTCGCCGGAACAAGCTTCTCTCCAAAGCTTGAACTTCATCAATGGCACTTTACTCGCCATTCTTAGCCTCCCAGCCGAAACATGGTGAAGCAAGGCCGGTTGCGTACCCGGCGCCGTACCTAAGGTTGGTAGGCCGCTTTCATAACAAGTTGAAGAACTTATCTTCTTTCAGTAATCCA
Encoded proteins:
- a CDS encoding ParB/RepB/Spo0J family partition protein, whose protein sequence is MKPLTILKDEKKLDLNNSGRVLLARLIPLTEIKLQKEFQELFPLIPGNVEKITQRIMEGGYDNSQPVHIWNFNGKHILIDGHHRREGALRAGLHEIPCFLHEFSSIEDALEYAISLQTERRNLSDAELMRALKVVDSLKTRGRGATGDGKSAARSAEVLGISTSRVEKTRMVEKYATDEIKKQIESGELTLNKAYHLVRETMTESTGRKSKDKKPSKEVIQIITTIQSFLTSGDIEGLSSYVKEYGI
- a CDS encoding ParA family protein gives rise to the protein MKIVSFVSTKGGVGKSSSTILIANYLAAVGKSVLVIDTDYSNSTTLHYLESKAGLRGKGFSQAVKTGRLTDNIVSTQNENIELIPSNSDIEHLVLKDDLVLSRLVEMEHKELSLYDYILLDTSQGFNSTINNAIYASDLILTPVLLCQFDMISCLTLQSKIVEAEKMSSWGLFFNGVNQYAQNKNSSHYQYISLYKKTFTQCLNIYLPKTSAVTNRIDRDQKITRKTSEKIFDGVASLVEIITGEPVSEPVAF